From Planococcus halocryophilus, the proteins below share one genomic window:
- a CDS encoding AAA family ATPase — protein MENLTQVKAQLNRLVVGREKEIDFMLIALIQGGHVLLESVPGSGKTWMAKAFAGSFAGQFQRIQFTPDVLPSDVTGIRFFNPKTQEFELRAGPVQTNLLLADEINRATPRTQSSLLESMEEKQATIDGDTLQLPNPFIVIATQNPVESQQGTFPLPAAQLDRFLFRLEIGYPTYEEELSIIRNFRDNVSHKKEILPVASVTDVQQWHLDAGQVSVHEDIETYILSLVRATREHPAIELGLSSRAALALVHAAQGKAFIEGRNFVTPDDVKYILEPVAVHRLMLTAEGMLVQEPAAILREIVNSVSSPVEAF, from the coding sequence GTGGAGAATTTAACACAAGTGAAAGCGCAATTAAATCGATTGGTCGTAGGCAGGGAAAAAGAAATAGACTTTATGCTAATTGCTTTAATTCAAGGGGGGCACGTCTTGCTTGAAAGTGTACCAGGTTCAGGCAAGACGTGGATGGCCAAAGCATTTGCAGGGTCATTTGCAGGTCAGTTTCAACGAATTCAGTTTACGCCAGATGTTTTGCCGTCAGACGTGACAGGCATTCGCTTTTTTAATCCAAAAACACAAGAGTTTGAACTACGAGCAGGTCCAGTGCAAACCAATTTATTATTAGCTGATGAAATCAATCGCGCAACTCCGAGGACGCAGTCAAGTCTGTTAGAATCAATGGAAGAAAAACAAGCGACAATCGATGGAGATACGCTTCAATTACCAAATCCATTTATCGTCATCGCAACTCAAAATCCTGTCGAATCGCAACAAGGAACTTTTCCACTTCCTGCAGCGCAACTGGATCGTTTTTTATTTCGATTAGAAATTGGTTATCCAACATATGAAGAAGAGCTCTCGATTATCCGGAACTTTCGTGATAACGTATCTCACAAAAAAGAAATTTTACCAGTCGCTTCCGTTACAGATGTACAGCAATGGCATTTAGATGCAGGTCAAGTATCTGTGCATGAAGACATCGAAACGTATATTTTGTCTCTAGTCCGCGCGACTCGCGAACATCCGGCAATTGAACTTGGCTTAAGTTCAAGAGCAGCTTTGGCACTTGTTCATGCAGCGCAAGGTAAAGCATTTATAGAAGGACGAAATTTTGTGACACCAGATGATGTCAAATACATACTCGAACCAGTAGCTGTTCACCGTTTAATGCTGACAGCTGAAGGAATGCTCGTTCAGGAACCGGCTGCGATTTTACGTGAAATTGTAAATTCGGTTTCTTCTCCGGTAGAGGCATTTTAG